The Brachionichthys hirsutus isolate HB-005 chromosome 1, CSIRO-AGI_Bhir_v1, whole genome shotgun sequence genome has a window encoding:
- the LOC137896980 gene encoding interferon regulatory factor 1-like isoform X1: MQQPGRMRLRQWLEEQIHSGRYPGVSWLDQSAQIFQIPWKHAARHGWSIDRDATLFRSWAMHTGRHRPDEDKPDPKTWKANFRCALNSLPDIHELPEYSRKRGTNAYRVYRMMPNTQTRRGRRELRVLSRPRGGQASLGDAAYITHPWQPTPRAISNPPQMEETPAWDTLGSHQTHGMWEAAPDDQEQNDAVLKLMDHFTNADLWNQPEEQRGWRTHSLFDQWHSAGDGNSYSLHIDHYADLPGPNCIKELSDWSDAQQSLMP; encoded by the exons ATGCAGCAGCCGGGCCGGATGAGGCTGAGGCAGTGGCTGGAGGAGCAGATTCATTCTGGAAGGTATCCAGGAGTCAGCTGGCTGGACCAG TCAGCACAGATTTTTCAAATCCCGTGGAAGCATGCTGCCCGTCATGGATGGAGTATTGACCGAGACGCTACACTCTTCAGGAGTTGGGCCATGCACACTG GGCGGCACCGTCCAGACGAAGACAAGCCAGATCCCAAAACGTGGAAGGCGAATTTCCGCTGTGCCCTGAATTCTCTGCCTGACATCCATGAGCTGCCGGAGTACAGCAGGAAGAGGGGCACTAATGCCTACAGAGTCTACAGGATGATGCCCAACACGCAGACGCGCAGAGGCAGGAGAG AGCTACGGGTGCTGAGCAGGCCTCGAGGAGGACAAGCAAGTTTAGGTGATGCTGCATACATCACGCACCCATGGCAACCGACTCCAAGAGCCATCTCAAACCCGCCACAGATGGAGGAGACTCCTGCGTGGGACACGTTGGGCAGCCATCAAACACACG gGATGTGGGAGGCTGCACCAGATGACCAGGAGCAGAACGATGCCGTGCTTAAG ctgaTGGACCACTTCACCAATGCTGACCTCTGGAACCAgcctgaggagcagagaggatggCGAACGCACTCGTTGTTCGACCAATGGCATT CTGCTGGTGACGGTAACTCGTACTCTCTGCACATCGACCACTACGCCGATCTGCCTGGTCCCAACTGCATCAAGGAGCTCAGCGATTGGTCCGACGCACAACAATCACTGATgccttag
- the LOC137896980 gene encoding interferon regulatory factor 1-like isoform X2, producing the protein MQQPGRMRLRQWLEEQIHSGRYPGVSWLDQSAQIFQIPWKHAARHGWSIDRDATLFRSWAMHTGRHRPDEDKPDPKTWKANFRCALNSLPDIHELPEYSRKRGTNAYRVYRMMPNTQTRRGRRGERRLRPRGGQASLGDAAYITHPWQPTPRAISNPPQMEETPAWDTLGSHQTHGMWEAAPDDQEQNDAVLKLMDHFTNADLWNQPEEQRGWRTHSLFDQWHSAGDGNSYSLHIDHYADLPGPNCIKELSDWSDAQQSLMP; encoded by the exons ATGCAGCAGCCGGGCCGGATGAGGCTGAGGCAGTGGCTGGAGGAGCAGATTCATTCTGGAAGGTATCCAGGAGTCAGCTGGCTGGACCAG TCAGCACAGATTTTTCAAATCCCGTGGAAGCATGCTGCCCGTCATGGATGGAGTATTGACCGAGACGCTACACTCTTCAGGAGTTGGGCCATGCACACTG GGCGGCACCGTCCAGACGAAGACAAGCCAGATCCCAAAACGTGGAAGGCGAATTTCCGCTGTGCCCTGAATTCTCTGCCTGACATCCATGAGCTGCCGGAGTACAGCAGGAAGAGGGGCACTAATGCCTACAGAGTCTACAGGATGATGCCCAACACGCAGACGCGCAGAGGCAGGAGAGGTGAGAGGCGGCT CAGGCCTCGAGGAGGACAAGCAAGTTTAGGTGATGCTGCATACATCACGCACCCATGGCAACCGACTCCAAGAGCCATCTCAAACCCGCCACAGATGGAGGAGACTCCTGCGTGGGACACGTTGGGCAGCCATCAAACACACG gGATGTGGGAGGCTGCACCAGATGACCAGGAGCAGAACGATGCCGTGCTTAAG ctgaTGGACCACTTCACCAATGCTGACCTCTGGAACCAgcctgaggagcagagaggatggCGAACGCACTCGTTGTTCGACCAATGGCATT CTGCTGGTGACGGTAACTCGTACTCTCTGCACATCGACCACTACGCCGATCTGCCTGGTCCCAACTGCATCAAGGAGCTCAGCGATTGGTCCGACGCACAACAATCACTGATgccttag